The following proteins are co-located in the Alcaligenes faecalis genome:
- a CDS encoding branched-chain amino acid ABC transporter permease: MNKLNTCLLRTGLWPALACLALLSSYFWGDPFLWRFGTEALLIGCAVLSINLLIGYGGLVSLGHGAVFGFAAYATAVSSQYWGASLPLMLLVGIVAGTLLSVLMALISLRSSELFFMVATLVAGQLIWEVAFRWRDVTGGADGLRGFPRLSLGDLPLSAPYTLMILALALAVICWLLLRSFSRAPIGLALTGLRDQPLRMAALGYQAWRIRLYTFMIAGAVAGAAGGLYPFANQYVSPQQVHWSFSATLIIMGVIGGIRTWRGAFIGATFYLFAQTYLSSYTDRWQLLVGLIFVLTVLFMPDGLAERRKRSA; encoded by the coding sequence ATGAACAAGCTCAACACCTGCCTGCTGCGCACAGGACTTTGGCCCGCTCTGGCCTGTTTGGCCTTGCTGAGCAGCTATTTCTGGGGCGACCCGTTTCTGTGGCGCTTTGGCACCGAAGCCCTGCTGATCGGCTGCGCCGTCCTTAGCATCAACCTCTTGATTGGTTACGGCGGTCTGGTGTCCCTGGGCCACGGTGCGGTCTTTGGCTTTGCCGCCTATGCCACCGCTGTCAGCAGCCAGTATTGGGGCGCTTCCCTGCCGCTGATGCTGCTGGTGGGCATTGTGGCAGGCACCCTGCTGTCCGTTTTGATGGCGCTGATCAGCCTGCGCAGTTCCGAGCTGTTTTTCATGGTAGCCACGCTGGTTGCCGGTCAGTTGATCTGGGAAGTGGCATTTCGCTGGCGGGATGTTACCGGCGGTGCCGATGGCCTGCGTGGCTTTCCGCGTCTGAGCCTGGGGGACTTACCCTTAAGCGCCCCCTACACCCTGATGATTCTGGCTCTGGCGCTGGCGGTCATCTGCTGGTTGCTGCTGCGTTCTTTCAGCCGCGCCCCAATCGGGCTGGCCTTGACCGGCCTGCGCGACCAGCCCTTGCGCATGGCCGCCTTGGGTTATCAGGCATGGCGCATTCGCCTCTACACCTTCATGATTGCAGGTGCAGTAGCGGGTGCGGCTGGCGGCCTGTATCCCTTTGCAAACCAGTACGTCAGCCCGCAGCAAGTGCATTGGAGCTTCTCGGCCACGCTCATCATCATGGGGGTGATCGGTGGCATACGCACCTGGCGCGGGGCGTTCATCGGCGCTACGTTTTATCTGTTTGCCCAGACCTACCTCAGCTCCTACACGGATCGTTGGCAGTTACTGGTCGGTTTGATCTTTGTGCTGACGGTTCTGTTCATGCCTGATGGTCTGGCAGAACGACGCAAGAGGTCTGCATGA
- a CDS encoding branched-chain amino acid ABC transporter permease, whose product MSSTLSYFLLQILNALSFSALLMLAGLGLSLVLSLMNFINLTHGSFFLLGGYISVQWLASGAPWWLAFPAAFALCGLMGLLLDRFPFRQFYQRTHLMQVLLTYGLSVILADLMRWGFSADTLSPMLPQVLRGGVWIMGLPFPTYRLFLIVTGLTLALLFWFLLDRTLWGAAIRACVQDAQIVETLGLNSRRLFAIGMALAAGLAGLGGALGAGMLSVYPGLDEEILLLALLVVVIGGLNSVRGTLLCALILGFVTTFARVWVPAFANAATLAVMLGLLLCWPNGLSKSATRQV is encoded by the coding sequence TTGAGCTCCACCTTGTCTTACTTCCTGCTTCAGATCCTCAATGCCCTGTCCTTCTCAGCCCTGCTGATGTTGGCGGGGCTGGGGCTGTCTTTAGTGCTCAGCCTGATGAACTTCATCAACCTGACACACGGCTCTTTTTTCCTGCTGGGCGGCTATATCAGCGTCCAGTGGCTGGCATCCGGCGCACCCTGGTGGCTGGCCTTTCCCGCCGCTTTTGCACTGTGCGGGCTGATGGGCCTGTTGCTGGACCGCTTCCCCTTTCGCCAGTTCTACCAGCGCACCCACTTGATGCAGGTGCTGCTGACCTACGGCCTGTCCGTCATTCTGGCGGATTTGATGCGCTGGGGCTTCAGCGCCGACACGCTCTCGCCCATGCTGCCGCAAGTGCTGCGTGGCGGGGTGTGGATCATGGGCCTGCCCTTCCCCACCTATCGTCTGTTCCTGATCGTCACCGGCCTGACGCTGGCTTTGTTGTTCTGGTTTCTGCTGGATCGCACCCTGTGGGGTGCGGCCATTCGCGCTTGCGTGCAGGACGCCCAGATTGTCGAAACCCTGGGCTTGAACTCGCGTCGCCTGTTTGCCATCGGCATGGCGCTGGCCGCGGGCCTGGCCGGTTTGGGTGGAGCCTTGGGCGCAGGCATGCTGTCGGTCTACCCCGGCCTGGATGAAGAAATCCTCTTGCTGGCCTTGCTGGTGGTGGTCATTGGCGGCTTGAACTCGGTACGCGGCACCTTGCTGTGCGCACTGATTCTGGGTTTCGTCACCACCTTTGCCCGCGTCTGGGTCCCGGCCTTTGCCAATGCCGCTACCCTGGCCGTCATGCTGGGCCTTCTGCTTTGCTGGCCCAATGGCTTGAGCAAATCCGCTACGCGTCAGGTTTAA
- a CDS encoding ABC transporter substrate-binding protein: MTLSPTRAGRRQLLLAAAASPLLFGVPRLLRAQDGPLKIALLTSLSGPFASLGESMRAGLELMLQQCNDEMGGRKVQLLVEDDHGKPDEAIRKVRKLIERDKIDILGGVISANIALAIRDIVHDAQLPTFISNAAANGLAREAASPYVFRPTKTSWMLGHTGALWTFEHIEKSGGITLGSDYTAGREYIEDFANTYQEQGGTLGERIWTPLGTPDFAPILMNLAASNPKFVYTFLAGADAVRFHQQMQDYQLHGKIQIVGPGALFDQEDVITAVGEAALGGVSTFHQSPGAPAAQDFVAAYQASRGRLPGEASTSGYVTGQVIKAGLDAVKGDLSNKAAFKQALLDKPINTAFGPMAFDPRNNQSILDIYVNQVEKDVQGRPFNTVVHTYQRIQDPGPRS, translated from the coding sequence GTGACTCTCTCCCCTACCCGTGCTGGACGTCGCCAGCTCTTGCTAGCTGCCGCGGCCAGCCCTTTGCTATTTGGCGTACCGCGCCTGCTTCGCGCTCAAGACGGCCCCCTGAAAATCGCCTTGCTGACATCCTTGTCCGGCCCCTTCGCCTCCTTGGGCGAAAGCATGCGCGCCGGTCTGGAGTTGATGCTGCAACAATGCAATGACGAAATGGGTGGGCGCAAGGTGCAGTTGCTGGTCGAGGACGACCACGGCAAGCCGGACGAAGCCATCCGTAAAGTACGCAAGCTGATCGAGCGCGACAAGATCGACATTTTGGGCGGCGTCATCAGCGCCAATATCGCGCTGGCCATTCGTGACATCGTCCACGATGCGCAACTGCCTACCTTCATTTCCAACGCCGCTGCCAATGGTCTGGCCCGTGAAGCCGCCAGCCCCTACGTGTTCCGCCCCACCAAAACCAGTTGGATGCTGGGCCACACTGGCGCTTTGTGGACCTTCGAGCACATCGAAAAATCCGGTGGTATCACGCTGGGTTCAGACTACACCGCTGGCCGCGAATACATTGAAGACTTCGCCAATACTTATCAGGAACAAGGCGGCACGCTGGGGGAGCGCATCTGGACGCCCTTGGGTACACCCGACTTTGCGCCCATCCTGATGAATCTGGCCGCCAGCAACCCCAAGTTTGTCTACACCTTCCTGGCCGGTGCCGACGCTGTGCGTTTCCACCAGCAAATGCAGGATTACCAACTGCACGGCAAGATCCAGATCGTGGGTCCCGGCGCCCTGTTCGACCAAGAAGACGTGATTACCGCTGTAGGCGAGGCGGCCTTGGGCGGGGTCAGTACCTTCCACCAGTCGCCCGGCGCTCCCGCCGCACAGGACTTTGTGGCCGCGTACCAGGCCAGTCGTGGCCGCTTGCCCGGCGAGGCCAGCACCTCCGGTTATGTAACCGGCCAGGTCATCAAGGCCGGTCTGGATGCGGTCAAGGGGGATCTGTCCAACAAGGCCGCCTTCAAGCAAGCCCTGCTGGACAAGCCCATCAACACCGCCTTTGGCCCCATGGCTTTTGACCCGCGCAACAACCAGTCCATTCTGGACATTTACGTCAACCAGGTAGAAAAAGACGTGCAAGGTCGCCCCTTTAACACCGTGGTCCACACTTACCAACGTATCCAGGACCCCGGCCCGCGTTCTTGA
- a CDS encoding MarR family transcriptional regulator produces MASRTLTDAYTGHDTFIPYLLNRSTSALNADFQTLLRSHDLTLLHWRVLAFLNESDGLGVSTLAHYTDVDQTTLSRALVVMENAGHLSRQPDPLDQRRVLIHLHEQGRQHFLRVLPAALDIHHRAIQGFSAEELAQLRQFLNRIRANINGDGR; encoded by the coding sequence ATGGCCAGCCGTACTCTGACTGACGCCTATACCGGGCACGATACGTTTATCCCCTATCTGCTCAACCGCAGTACTTCGGCCTTAAATGCTGACTTTCAAACCTTGCTGCGCAGCCATGATCTGACCCTGCTGCATTGGCGCGTGCTGGCTTTTCTGAACGAATCCGATGGTCTGGGCGTCAGCACCTTGGCGCACTATACCGACGTGGATCAAACTACCTTGTCGCGCGCCCTGGTGGTGATGGAAAACGCGGGCCACCTGTCCCGCCAGCCCGATCCTCTGGACCAGCGCCGTGTGCTGATTCATTTGCATGAACAAGGTCGGCAACACTTTCTGCGCGTCCTGCCCGCCGCACTGGATATTCATCACCGCGCCATTCAGGGTTTTTCGGCTGAGGAACTGGCCCAGCTACGGCAATTTTTGAACCGTATTCGCGCCAATATCAATGGGGATGGGCGCTAA
- a CDS encoding ABC transporter permease, whose translation MTTKTLASPGHAMRSTPTRPAKRRDLSGLSLCISPALMLIVWELCTRSGWVSPQLLPAPSSILMRVLELAGQADFWQNLGITVYRLLSGLLIACVAGVALALMAQLTRWSSFLLDALIRLLAPIPKIALYPALILIMGFESASKIALVVSDAIFPVLMASWVAAQTVDRKLIWSARAAGTSRSACLWKIILPAISPTVLAGVRVAGVIACVVVFLAEMIASTDGLGHMLTAAARSYRTLDMFVPLVWICVLGFALNLTIATLQRKVDHAN comes from the coding sequence ATGACCACCAAAACCTTAGCCTCACCGGGACACGCCATGCGTTCTACTCCAACCCGCCCGGCCAAACGCCGGGACTTGTCGGGACTGTCTTTGTGCATCAGTCCAGCCTTGATGCTGATTGTCTGGGAGCTGTGCACACGCTCGGGCTGGGTCAGCCCGCAGTTGCTGCCTGCGCCCTCGTCCATTTTGATGCGTGTGCTGGAACTGGCTGGCCAGGCCGACTTCTGGCAGAACCTGGGCATCACCGTCTACCGCCTGCTAAGCGGCTTGCTGATTGCCTGTGTGGCCGGTGTCGCCCTGGCGCTGATGGCACAACTGACACGCTGGAGCTCGTTTCTGCTGGATGCCCTGATCCGCCTGCTGGCCCCTATCCCCAAGATCGCCCTTTACCCGGCACTGATCCTGATCATGGGGTTTGAAAGCGCATCGAAAATTGCGCTGGTAGTTTCAGACGCCATTTTCCCTGTGCTGATGGCCAGTTGGGTAGCGGCGCAAACCGTGGACCGCAAGCTGATCTGGTCAGCGCGTGCCGCAGGAACCTCCCGCAGTGCCTGCCTATGGAAAATCATTCTGCCTGCCATCAGCCCGACCGTGCTGGCCGGTGTCCGGGTGGCCGGCGTGATTGCCTGCGTAGTGGTCTTTCTGGCCGAGATGATTGCCTCCACCGATGGTCTGGGCCATATGCTGACCGCCGCCGCACGCAGCTACCGCACGCTGGACATGTTTGTACCTTTGGTCTGGATCTGTGTACTGGGCTTCGCACTGAACCTGACAATTGCCACTTTGCAACGCAAAGTGGATCATGCAAACTAA
- a CDS encoding ABC transporter permease: protein MTPQHWYEHRWASLVMAAILVLLAWAGLARWVGLDSFPSPWAALQELPALISDPMAWSAILQSVGRMFAGYALALVVAVPLGLAMGRSRLVYTAFYPLVALAYPMPKAALMPILMLWFGLGDFSKILVIALGVSLPLLYHSYHGATRIEPKLIWVAQSMGMGPLARLGKIVLPASLPEVMIGCRVGVVMALIVMVSSEMIARQEGIGNLLFTSMDMAQYSTVYAVIMLLAVLGIACDALFEFVRKRCTHWHDSTQSLMDKG from the coding sequence ATGACGCCACAGCACTGGTATGAACATCGCTGGGCCTCTTTGGTCATGGCGGCCATTCTGGTGCTGCTGGCCTGGGCAGGGCTGGCCCGTTGGGTGGGGCTGGATTCCTTTCCCAGCCCCTGGGCAGCCCTGCAGGAGTTGCCCGCCCTGATCAGCGACCCGATGGCCTGGTCGGCCATCCTGCAGTCGGTAGGCCGCATGTTTGCGGGCTATGCCCTGGCGCTGGTCGTAGCCGTGCCCCTGGGTCTGGCCATGGGCCGCAGCCGTCTGGTCTATACCGCCTTCTATCCTTTGGTGGCCCTGGCCTACCCCATGCCCAAAGCGGCCTTGATGCCGATCTTGATGCTGTGGTTCGGTCTGGGGGATTTCTCCAAGATCCTGGTCATTGCACTGGGCGTGTCCCTGCCTTTGCTCTATCACAGCTATCACGGCGCAACCCGCATCGAACCCAAGCTGATCTGGGTGGCCCAGTCCATGGGCATGGGTCCACTGGCCCGTCTGGGCAAGATTGTGCTGCCCGCCTCCTTGCCGGAAGTCATGATTGGCTGCCGCGTCGGAGTGGTCATGGCCCTGATCGTGATGGTGTCCTCCGAGATGATTGCGCGTCAGGAAGGCATAGGCAATCTGCTGTTCACCTCTATGGATATGGCGCAGTACTCCACGGTCTATGCCGTCATCATGCTGCTGGCCGTGCTGGGCATTGCCTGTGATGCGCTGTTCGAGTTTGTCCGCAAACGCTGCACACATTGGCATGACTCTACCCAGAGCCTGATGGACAAAGGATGA
- a CDS encoding ABC transporter ATP-binding protein, which produces MIELDGVGKTFNTRQGRSHTALQDIALSIPAGRFVSILGPSGCGKSTLLYMLGGFESCSSGQIRVKGKPITGPGPDRGPVFQEYALFPWKTVLGNVAYGMREQGMPKDQAEQRASQWLDKVKLGPYASFYPRELSGGMRQRAAIARTLAYEPDILLMDEPFGALDAHTRVTLQTELLSLWEQLRNTVVFVTHGVDEAVFLSDTVIVMTGSPGRIKEVVEIDLPRPRVRSELLRNPVYQETIIRLEHSLMAEAHP; this is translated from the coding sequence ATGATTGAACTGGATGGTGTCGGTAAAACCTTTAACACCCGGCAAGGCCGCAGCCATACGGCCCTGCAAGACATCGCCCTGAGCATTCCGGCAGGGCGCTTTGTGTCTATTCTGGGACCCAGCGGCTGCGGTAAAAGCACCCTGCTCTATATGTTAGGGGGCTTTGAGTCCTGCTCCAGCGGCCAGATCCGCGTCAAGGGCAAGCCCATTACCGGCCCAGGTCCAGACCGGGGCCCGGTGTTTCAGGAGTACGCCCTGTTTCCCTGGAAAACCGTGCTGGGAAACGTGGCCTACGGCATGCGCGAACAAGGCATGCCCAAGGACCAGGCCGAACAGCGCGCCAGCCAATGGCTGGACAAGGTCAAACTGGGGCCTTACGCCTCCTTCTATCCGCGTGAACTGTCCGGCGGCATGCGTCAGCGCGCAGCCATTGCCCGCACTCTGGCCTATGAGCCGGACATCCTGCTGATGGACGAGCCCTTCGGGGCGCTGGATGCCCACACACGCGTCACGCTGCAAACAGAACTGCTCAGCTTGTGGGAGCAGTTGCGCAACACCGTGGTCTTTGTGACGCACGGCGTGGACGAGGCCGTCTTCCTGTCCGACACCGTAATTGTCATGACCGGCTCGCCTGGCCGTATCAAGGAGGTGGTAGAGATTGACCTGCCCCGCCCCCGCGTCCGTAGCGAGCTGCTGCGCAACCCGGTCTATCAGGAAACCATTATTCGTCTGGAGCACTCCTTGATGGCGGAGGCCCACCCATGA
- a CDS encoding ABC transporter substrate-binding protein: MKKTAALLFALMSCHGLSQAQEVPTLRVGWTIPGEEAKYLMAKRPELFPQLGKKYQIQWTQFQGTSPMVQAMRAGVLECSTMAPMSLANGAIESGLEAYIVAQHVHSDDDHFSVYWAVKEDSPIKTAADLKGKVIGTNAYGAGVYFDMLLWLRQNGIDPDKDVKIVETGFPPAADAIRSGRIDAGPMAQPFALLNEKKGGLRKLFSLSEVASPSVQIFEACSKSYSDANPEVVRAYVQDLKTAMSMLSKDPALAVEVTAQITRAPKDLLAQYLFTDKDFARVPDMQPNLESIQGTYDRYHEAGFLKKALNVQDFYRADLREDTP, encoded by the coding sequence ATGAAAAAAACCGCTGCGTTGCTGTTTGCCCTGATGAGCTGTCATGGTCTGAGTCAGGCTCAAGAAGTCCCCACCCTGCGGGTAGGCTGGACCATTCCGGGTGAAGAAGCCAAGTATCTGATGGCCAAGCGCCCCGAGCTGTTCCCTCAATTGGGCAAGAAATATCAAATCCAGTGGACCCAGTTCCAGGGTACCTCGCCCATGGTGCAAGCCATGCGGGCTGGCGTTCTGGAATGCTCCACCATGGCCCCCATGTCGCTGGCCAATGGCGCGATCGAAAGCGGTCTGGAAGCCTATATCGTGGCCCAGCATGTGCACTCGGACGATGATCACTTCTCCGTCTATTGGGCCGTGAAAGAAGACAGCCCGATCAAGACTGCGGCGGACCTGAAAGGCAAGGTCATTGGCACCAATGCTTATGGAGCCGGGGTGTACTTCGACATGCTGCTGTGGCTGCGTCAGAACGGTATTGACCCGGACAAGGACGTGAAAATCGTCGAAACCGGCTTTCCCCCTGCAGCCGACGCCATTCGCAGTGGCCGCATTGATGCCGGTCCCATGGCCCAACCCTTTGCCCTGCTGAACGAAAAGAAAGGCGGTTTGCGCAAACTGTTCTCCCTGTCCGAAGTAGCCAGCCCATCCGTGCAGATTTTCGAGGCCTGCAGCAAATCCTATAGCGACGCCAACCCCGAAGTGGTGCGCGCTTACGTGCAGGACTTGAAAACGGCCATGAGCATGCTCAGCAAGGATCCGGCACTGGCCGTGGAAGTGACCGCACAAATCACCCGTGCCCCCAAGGACTTGCTGGCCCAGTACCTGTTCACCGACAAGGACTTTGCGCGTGTGCCCGACATGCAGCCCAATCTGGAATCCATCCAAGGCACCTATGACCGCTACCACGAGGCTGGTTTCCTGAAAAAAGCCTTGAACGTGCAGGACTTTTACCGGGCTGATTTACGCGAGGACACACCATGA
- a CDS encoding 3-hydroxybutyryl-CoA dehydrogenase — protein sequence MNTPAPIKRIVAVGAGRMGRGIALAYALRGQAVTLLDFKPRQPADSARLEGEIRQELRATLEQLADLGMFITEQIDGYLDCIGVAPLSEAAHVLGQADLIYEGVPETRDAKTDALGRIGELARPDALIASTTSTMLASDLAPMLSHPERFLNAHWLNPAFLIPLVEISAHPGTSEQTLSRLQSNLESIGKVPVVCGCHPGFIVPRLQTLIMNEAARMVEEGVASAADIDKATRYGLGFRFASIGVLEFIDYGGNDILYHAGQYLSQNLDPERYAVPDIITRYMESGRNGLRSGQGFHEYPVDQQQAYRRDVLARVLGMLDHIGLAPARAEHFAKETQE from the coding sequence ATGAACACGCCCGCCCCGATCAAACGTATCGTTGCGGTGGGCGCAGGTCGCATGGGGCGGGGCATCGCCCTGGCCTATGCGCTGCGCGGCCAAGCCGTGACCTTACTGGATTTCAAACCCCGTCAGCCTGCTGATAGCGCCCGTCTGGAAGGCGAAATACGCCAGGAACTGCGTGCCACGCTGGAACAACTGGCCGACCTGGGCATGTTCATCACTGAGCAGATCGACGGCTATCTGGACTGCATCGGCGTCGCTCCCTTGAGCGAAGCGGCGCACGTGCTGGGCCAGGCCGATCTGATTTACGAAGGCGTGCCCGAAACCCGCGACGCCAAGACCGACGCCCTGGGGCGTATCGGCGAACTGGCCCGGCCCGATGCGCTGATCGCCTCCACCACCTCCACCATGCTGGCCTCCGATCTGGCCCCCATGTTGAGCCACCCCGAGCGTTTCCTGAACGCACACTGGCTCAACCCGGCCTTCCTGATCCCCCTGGTTGAAATCAGCGCCCACCCCGGCACCAGCGAGCAGACCTTGAGCCGCCTGCAAAGCAATCTGGAATCCATCGGCAAAGTACCGGTGGTCTGTGGCTGCCACCCCGGCTTCATCGTTCCGCGTCTGCAAACCCTGATCATGAACGAGGCCGCTCGTATGGTGGAGGAAGGCGTGGCCAGTGCGGCTGATATTGATAAAGCCACCCGCTACGGCCTGGGTTTCCGCTTTGCCAGTATCGGTGTGCTGGAGTTCATCGACTACGGCGGCAACGACATTCTGTATCACGCCGGGCAATACCTGTCGCAGAACCTGGACCCGGAACGCTACGCCGTACCCGACATCATCACCCGTTATATGGAAAGTGGACGCAACGGTCTGCGCAGCGGACAGGGCTTTCACGAATACCCGGTGGACCAGCAACAGGCATACCGCCGCGACGTGCTGGCCCGCGTACTGGGAATGCTGGATCACATCGGCCTGGCCCCTGCCCGTGCCGAACACTTTGCCAAGGAGACACAGGAATGA
- a CDS encoding NAD/NADP octopine/nopaline dehydrogenase family protein: MKVAVLGGGHGCYAAAADLSEQGHEVRLWRRDTAQLQPLLDRPVMTLKDEAGERDIPIAKICADIGEAIAGADLVLIPSPAIAQTDIARAMAPHLADGQVVFLPPGTFGSFIMSEIVRGTGNKADVSWAETGTLPWLARKHGDTVINITTRATRLPTGVYPARNTDHALEVIGKVFPSVERCEDALSGALMNAGPIIHPPLIMMNAGPLEHFPAWDIHNEGTQPSVRAVTTQLDNERMRIREALGYGAPHFPLSDHYENDQWMYGDRSSHSKLVKSGDWREKIDLHEHRYMREDTMLGLAFFASVADWAGVDAPVTKGLLAIAGAIVGEDLRQGQRTLASLGLDTMSREQLQEMLHAGRA; this comes from the coding sequence ATGAAGGTAGCGGTATTAGGTGGCGGGCACGGTTGTTACGCGGCAGCGGCAGACTTGAGCGAACAAGGCCACGAAGTACGCTTGTGGCGTCGTGATACAGCCCAGTTGCAGCCCTTGCTGGACCGTCCAGTCATGACACTGAAAGACGAAGCAGGCGAGCGTGACATCCCCATTGCCAAAATCTGCGCCGATATTGGCGAGGCCATCGCTGGTGCCGACCTGGTACTGATTCCTTCGCCCGCCATTGCACAAACCGATATTGCCCGCGCCATGGCTCCCCACCTGGCAGACGGCCAGGTCGTGTTTCTGCCCCCAGGCACCTTCGGCTCCTTCATCATGAGTGAGATCGTGCGCGGCACCGGCAACAAAGCCGATGTCAGTTGGGCCGAAACCGGCACCCTACCCTGGCTGGCCCGCAAGCATGGCGATACCGTGATCAACATCACCACCCGCGCCACCCGCCTGCCTACCGGCGTGTACCCTGCACGCAATACCGACCACGCCCTGGAGGTGATTGGCAAAGTATTCCCCAGCGTGGAACGCTGTGAAGATGCCCTGTCCGGCGCCCTGATGAATGCCGGCCCCATCATCCACCCCCCACTGATCATGATGAACGCAGGCCCGCTGGAGCACTTCCCGGCCTGGGATATTCACAACGAAGGCACTCAGCCTTCGGTCCGTGCCGTGACCACGCAGTTGGACAATGAGCGCATGCGCATTCGTGAGGCGCTGGGCTACGGTGCCCCGCACTTCCCGCTGTCCGATCATTACGAAAACGATCAGTGGATGTATGGCGACCGTTCCTCGCACTCCAAGCTGGTGAAAAGCGGCGACTGGCGCGAGAAGATCGACCTGCACGAACACCGTTACATGCGTGAAGACACTATGCTGGGGCTGGCCTTCTTTGCATCGGTAGCCGACTGGGCCGGTGTGGACGCCCCCGTCACCAAAGGCTTGCTGGCGATTGCCGGTGCCATCGTGGGTGAAGATCTGCGCCAGGGCCAACGCACACTGGCCAGCCTGGGCCTGGACACGATGAGCCGCGAGCAACTGCAAGAGATGCTGCACGCCGGGAGGGCCTGA
- a CDS encoding alpha/beta hydrolase: protein MSRLIALELPPAGGHPHHVLLRLPEGKPEQGALPLLCLLDGQWTLPLLEESGHPALQHCAILSLGYQGERDQITRYRALDYTPPGPDGGLWQDPRVPQWQAGGAPAMIEQIRMALALAQNVEPALTRSRISLYGHSYAGLFVLYALSQRSLPIHHYLCASPSLWWHAPLIWTLLGPLGKPVQVDILAGAAEAWYPLNAQAAGPEGRKNGVPTLPSMQKLQAHLQAQGMQANLHILPEAGHGHVLAHATLRALELACDAA, encoded by the coding sequence ATGTCCCGCCTGATTGCACTGGAACTGCCGCCTGCGGGCGGCCATCCGCATCACGTCTTGCTGCGCCTGCCGGAGGGCAAGCCTGAACAGGGTGCCCTGCCTTTGCTGTGCCTGCTCGATGGCCAGTGGACCTTGCCACTGCTGGAAGAAAGCGGCCACCCCGCCTTGCAGCACTGCGCGATTCTGTCATTGGGTTATCAGGGCGAACGCGATCAGATCACGCGTTATCGCGCCCTGGATTACACCCCGCCCGGCCCGGACGGCGGCTTATGGCAAGACCCGCGCGTCCCCCAATGGCAGGCGGGTGGCGCGCCCGCCATGATCGAACAAATACGCATGGCGCTAGCCTTGGCCCAAAACGTGGAGCCTGCGCTGACCCGTTCACGCATCAGCCTGTACGGCCACTCCTACGCCGGTCTGTTCGTGCTGTATGCCCTTAGCCAGCGCAGTCTGCCCATCCATCATTACCTGTGCGCCAGCCCTTCTTTGTGGTGGCACGCCCCCCTGATCTGGACCTTACTGGGGCCATTGGGCAAGCCAGTACAGGTGGATATTCTGGCCGGTGCCGCAGAGGCCTGGTACCCGCTAAATGCTCAGGCTGCGGGGCCAGAAGGGCGCAAAAATGGCGTGCCAACCCTGCCCTCCATGCAAAAACTGCAAGCGCACTTACAGGCCCAAGGCATGCAGGCGAATCTGCATATTCTGCCTGAGGCCGGTCACGGCCACGTTCTGGCACACGCCACCTTGCGTGCCCTGGAACTGGCCTGTGACGCGGCTTAA